A stretch of the Leguminivora glycinivorella isolate SPB_JAAS2020 chromosome 2, LegGlyc_1.1, whole genome shotgun sequence genome encodes the following:
- the LOC125241227 gene encoding uncharacterized protein LOC125241227 — MNTISALSIMVLSGLVAASPRGPCGCQPVFEYCANDYTTYHSICEFKCKHPSVQFHDWYILYEGPCVSELDTTTQRTTTTRWRTKTTMWEKMITAANSMNG; from the exons ATGAACACTATTTCTGCGCTGAGTATTA tgGTTCTGTCAGGGTTAGTCGCAGCGAGCCCACGCGGCCCGTGCGGCTGCCAACCAGTCTTCGAATATTGCGCCAACGACTACACCACGTACCACAGCATCTGCGAGTTCAAGTGCAAACATCCCTCCGTCCAGTTCCATGACTGGTACATCCTGTACGAGGGGCCTTGTGTATCGGAGCTGGACACTACTACGCAGCGGACAACTACCACGCGGTGGAGAACTAAAACCACAATGTGGGAAAAAATGATAACTGCTGCTAATTCGATGAAtggctaa
- the LOC125241237 gene encoding uncharacterized protein LOC125241237 isoform X1 codes for MNTISALSIMVLSGLVAASPRGPCGCQPVFEYCANDYTTYHSICEFKCKHPSVQFHDWYILYNGPCVSDLDTTTQRTTTKRWRTKTTMWQEFVTITNSANG; via the exons ATGAACACTATTTCTGCGCTGAGTATTA tgGTTCTGTCAGGGTTAGTCGCAGCGAGCCCACGCGGCCCGTGCGGCTGCCAACCAGTCTTCGAATATTGCGCCAACGACTACACCACGTACCACAGCATCTGCGAGTTCAAGTGCAAACATCCCTCCGTCCAGTTCCATGACTGGTACATCCTCTACAACGGGCCTTGTGTATCGGATCTGGACACTACTACGCAGCGGACAACTACAAAGCGGTGGAGAACTAAAACCACAATGTGGCAAGAATTCGTCACTATTACTAATTCGGCGAATGGCTAA
- the LOC125241237 gene encoding uncharacterized protein LOC125241237 isoform X2 yields the protein MNTISALSIMVLSGLVAASPRGPCGCQPVFEYCANDYTTYHSICEFKCKHPSVQFHDWYILYNGPCVSDLDTTTQRTTTKRWRTKTTMWQEFVTITNSANG from the exons ATGAACACTATTTCCGCGCTGAGTATTA tgGTTCTGTCAGGGTTAGTCGCAGCGAGCCCACGCGGCCCGTGCGGCTGCCAACCAGTCTTCGAATATTGCGCCAACGACTACACCACGTACCACAGCATCTGCGAGTTCAAGTGCAAACATCCCTCCGTCCAGTTCCATGACTGGTACATCCTCTACAACGGGCCTTGTGTATCGGATCTGGACACTACTACGCAGCGGACAACTACAAAGCGGTGGAGAACTAAAACCACAATGTGGCAAGAATTCGTCACTATTACTAATTCGGCGAATGGCTAA